A single window of Mugil cephalus isolate CIBA_MC_2020 chromosome 1, CIBA_Mcephalus_1.1, whole genome shotgun sequence DNA harbors:
- the nckap5l gene encoding nck-associated protein 5-like isoform X1, whose protein sequence is MRTMSDETEQRMCDEDFGSDEEGEEGDVESYLEDNSSELMDRLRELEAENSALMLANESQREAYERCLDEVANHVVQALLNQKDLREECIKLKMLVFDLERQNRALCELFQQKLPNHPTAHYQVQAGPLPDYNAQLHNDSAKQVEPAQTEAQAKGNGYRTQHASPGPRGPAASMEALSPFFKKKAHILEVLRKMEETDPLKFHPSTTSLSFCDYSQVLMSTEAVLATADPLPLQCKSHHTHCHCSCADTDTHQHVNGDGTVKCEGGNTCCLHCKRSPDSPPKPCNHLSSPSKANSVTQTHVGPAAAMSECHSKARTAEQSVAPSKQCTKNEAHQQPAGATAHSSATEMVNQSLEVMAVEQDNSESSLNASASEELTGFCATSHLTSSVKETAQISHCDTSDGVHNGLALSSVNNTVLSDPSSVPEKDGQDLEASSVRASASVSPSPSCLSDVKAAAINSPSKLLKFLKIPSIGEKSQASTPAVRLSPQLTRNSRIPCRTNNYEVYHSPVPTRRATTTERCRQPPPPPSRSESYPATHSAPTSPPQPEDACSPPAKEISYSSLSAPKTSVGSKMGAPTSTSSSSPKVSQRIPHYENVCDMSTNSQEEEQVQGLEKRTTLPLQMKANSGERKLVKSLPESVLNPPPQRKQSSSSTSESTSDDEEDSDSPVWVNHHSLPNSSALNKVQNRPNYVRTREKPEADIREVAAQQSTEATQPLPPPPPPTRRSDSSSIPKRPTAARSQADSSHHAFKDRLAALGKLRSSEDLQVGLRPIDTVNEGTYGEERSKTAERPMEVHKEEQRHSKYTDSLDSKPKSISAGLKYPGSSQMYEQAVKSSVVKQELCVPKPEGSRSKIGLPSPNADAPQVLRNNIKCPGSLNLAYNVKAGVSPHSSSSPNKIPPKSPSRPCQGPSVHRGGKPPEAPRYSSKSEERTKISGKGKKNPMYGDSLPPPPPRPPMTEGEKPLQPVPSPQSAIEQKVMKGIEENMLKLQEQDRGGQGTEVKQKASNGIASWFGLKKSKLPALSRKTDGTKAKDEKKEWKINIPSVGRDSVKMATRCKEGVEGLNISTLMEKAEGLRRALEEERAYVERSGRGHSCEVVMDQAQGQLAVMYRGGRSDNFMQQLLNRVDGKDMISVPQRRLSFDCKTSKPVFTQQSDVISHTTSHDDMEKGSERSGKITSDENLADSVHSQHFAGSGASTYTLDSGIGTFPLPDCSSGAAGRGLSKARAGAEHHSAGSPGRAGRRARTLDREPTSQEECYVPHKQLIPTIQYGSVLEGRSTAGVIREDKEAHGANMFSPRSKTWTFPNLKTPAGPAEVYLAVEEEEEEAVSFGSPYRGSMKAGGPSSSRVVDPGSLPVPTQSGMSRRGKTRTPSVPEMSREAGLELLRERPEEALSPSRPQVLETPESLSDSLYDSLSSCGSQG, encoded by the exons ATGAGAACAATGTCTGATGAGACAGAGCAGAGAATGTGTGACGAGGACTTCGGTTCGGACGAGGAAGGCGAGGAGGGAGACGTGGAGTCTTACCTGGAGGACAACAGCAGCGAGCTCATGGACCGGCTGAGAGAGCTGGAG GCCGAGAATTCTGCTCTGATGTTGGCAAATGAGAGTCAGAGAGAGGCTTACGAGAGATGCTTGGATGAG GTGGCCAACCACGTGGTCCAGGCTCTGCTAAATCAGAAG GATCTGAGAGAGGAGTGCATCAAGCTCAAGATGTTGGTGTTTGACCTGGAGAGACAGAACCGAGCACTTTGTGAGCTCTTTCAGCAGAAACTCCCCAACCACCCCACAGCTCACTACCAG GTCCAGGCGGGACCCCTCCCAGACTACAATGCACAGCTGCACAATGATTCGGCCAAACAGGTGGAGCCTGCACAGACTGAAGCACAAGCCAAG GGAAATGGCTACCGCACACAACATGCCTCGCCAGGGCCTCGAGGCCCCGCTGCCTCCATGGAGGCCCTGTCCCCCTTCTTCAAGAAGAAAGCACACATCCTGGAGGTCCTGCGCAAGATGGAGGAGACGGACCCCCTGAAGTTCCATCCGTCCACTACAAGCCTGTCTTTCTGTGACTACAGCCAGGTGCTCATGTCCACAGAGGCTGTGTTGGCCACTGCAGACCCGCTCCCACTGCAGTGCAAATCCCACCACACACATTGCCACTGCTCCTGcgctgacactgacacacaccagCATGTTAACGGGGATGGGACAGTGAAGTGTGAAGGAGGGAACACCTGCTGTTTACACTGCAAGAGGAGCCCGGACAGTCCTCCAAAGCCATGCAACCACCTCAGTAGTCCTTCAAAAGCCAACTCCGTCACCCAGACCCACGTAGGTCCTGCAGCTGCTATGAGTGAATGTCACAGTAAGGCCAGAACAGCAGAACAGTCTGTAGCCCCATCTAAACAATGCACCAAGAATGAAGCCCACCAGCAACCGGCAGGCGCCACCGCCCACTCATCTGCCACAGAAATGGTCAATCAGAGCCTGGAGGTGATGGCAGTAGAGCAGGATAACTCTGAGAGCTCTCTAAACGCTAGTGCCTCTGAAGAGCTCACTGGTTTCTGTGCCACCTCCCATCTGACCAGTTCTGTGAAGGAGACCGCACAGATCTCCCACTGTGACACAAGTGATGGCGTCCACAATGGCTTGGCACTGTCTTCCGTTAACAACACCGTGTTAAGCGACCCCTCATCCGTCCCCGAGAAAGACGGCCAAGATCTGGAGGCTTCCTCTGTAAGAGCCAGTGCCTCCGTCAGCCCGAGCCCCTCCTGCCTCAGCGACGTCAAAGCCGCCGCCATCAACTCTCCGTCCAAACTGCTAAAGTTTCTGAAGATTCCCTCAATTGGAGAGAAGTCTCAAGCCTCGACCCCTGCTGTCCGTCTGAGCCCGCAGCTCACCCGCAACTCCAGGATCCCCTGTCGCACCAACAATTACGAGGTGTACCACTCTCCTGTTCCCACTCGAAGAGCCACCACCACAGAGAGGTGCAGGCAgccccctcccccaccctccaGGTCCGAGTCCTACCCCGCCACACACTCGGCTCCAACCTCCCCTCCGCAGCCTGAAGACGCCTGCTCTCCACCCGCCAAGGAAATAAGCTACAGCAGCCTCTCTGCACCTAAAACCAGTGTTGGTTCCAAGATGGGGGCTCCCACCTCCACATCGTCCTCCTCACCCAAAGTCTCTCAGAGGATCCCTCATTATGAAAATGTCTGTGACATGTCCACCAACTCTCAAgaggaggaacaagtccagggTCTCGAGAAAAGAACCACTCTTCCATTGCAAATGAAGGCGAACAGTGGTGAGAGGAAGCTTGTTAAATCACTACCAGAAAGCGTCCTGAATCCCCCTCCTCAGCGGAAACAGTCGTCCTCGTCAACTTCTGAGTCTACGTCAGACGATGAAGAGGACTCGGACAGCCCAGTGTGGGTTAATCATCACAGCCTGCCCAACTCATCGGCCCTCAACAAAGTCCAGAACAGACCTAACTACGTACGAACCAGAGAGAAACCGGAGGCGGACATTAGGGAGGTTGCCGCGCAGCAGAGTACTGAGGCCACTCAGCCTTTGCCTCCGCCTCCACCCCCAACTAGGAGGAGCGACTCCTCTTCCATTCCGAAGAGACCTACAGCAGCAAGATCCCAGGCAGACTCCAGTCACCACGCTTTCAAAGACAGACTGGCTGCACTGGGCAAGCTGAGGAGCTCTGAGGATTTACAGGTTGGCCTTAGGCCCATCGACACAGTGAATGAGGGCACCTACGGAGAAGAAAGAAGCAAGACAGCAGAAAGGCCCATGGAGGTCCACAAAGAGGAGCAAAGGCATTCAAAATACACAGACTCTTTGGATAGTAAACCTAAAAGTATCAGTGCTGGACTGAAGTATCCAGGGTCGTCTCAGATGTATGAACAGGCAGTAAAATCTTCTGTGGTTAAACAAGAACTATGTGTGCCCAAGCCAGAGGGCTCCAGGAGTAAAATAGGTCTCCCGTCTCCCAATGCAGATGCTCCGCAGGTACTACGCAACAACATTAAGTGTCCTGGCTCCCTGAATCTGGCATACAACGTTAAAGCCGGTGTTAGTCCTCACAGTAGCAGCAGCCCCAACAAAATCCCTCCGAAGTCGCCGTCCAGACCTTGCCAGGGCCCATCTGTCCACAGAGGGGGGAAGCCCCCAGAGGCTCCACGTTACTCGTCCAAATCAGAAGAGAGGACCAAGATCAGCgggaaagggaaaaagaacCCGATGTATGGAGACAGcctcccaccacctcctccaagGCCTCCGATGACTGAGGGGGAGAAGCCACTACAGCCGGTCCCCAGCCCACAGTCTGCCATCGAGCAGAAGGTGATGAAAGGAATCGAGGAAAACATGCTGAAACTTCAGGAGCAGGACAGAGGAGGGCAGGGCACCGAGGTCAAACAGAAGGCCTCCAACGGCATCGCAAGCTGGTTTGGCCTGAAGAAGAGTAAGCTTCCCGCGCTGAGCCGCAAGACCGACGGCACCAAAGCAAAGGACGAGAAGAAGGAGTGGAAGATAAATATCCCCTCGGTGGGCAGGGACTCCGTGAAAATGGCCACCAGGTGTAAGGAAGGCGTGGAGGGTCTGAACATCTCGACTCTGATGGAGAAGGCCGAGGGGCTGAGGAGggccctggaggaggagagggcctACGTGGAGAGGTCAGGCCGGGGTCACTCCTGTGAGGTGGTGATGGACCAAGCTCAGGGACAGCTGGCCGTCATGTACAGGGGAGGGCGCTCTGACAACTTCATGCAACAGCTGCTGAACAG AGTGGATGGGAAGGACATGATCAGCGTCCCACAGAGACGTCTGTCTTTTGACTGCAAGACGTCCAAGCCGGTTTTCACTCAGCAGAGCGACGTCATCAGTCACACCACCAGTCATGACGATATGGAGAAG GGATCAGAAAGAAGCGGCAAGATCACATCAGATGAAAACCTTGCTGATTCAGTTCACTCTCAGCACTTTGCAG GCTCTGGTGCTTCCACTTACACCCTGGACAGTGGCATCGGTACCTTCCCCCTGCCCGACTGCAGCAGCGGTGCCGCTGGGCGGGGTCTGTCCAAGGCGAGGGCCGGGGCCGAGCACCACTCCGCCGGTTCCCCGGGGAGGGCCGGCCGACGTGCCCGCACCCTGGACAGGGAGCCGACGTCACAGGAGGAGTGCTACGTGCCACACAAGCAGCTGATTCCCACCATCCAGTACGGATCCGTGCTGGAGGGGCGAAGCACGGCTGGCGTCATCCGCGAAG ATAAAGAAGCCCACGGAGCAAACATGTTTTCTCCTCGATCCAAGACTTGGACATTCCCCAACCTGAAGACTCCAGCGGGACCTGCAGAGGTTTACCtggcggtggaggaggaagaggaggaggcggtgtCCTTTGGATCACCGTACAGAGGG
- the nckap5l gene encoding nck-associated protein 5-like isoform X2 — protein MRTMSDETEQRMCDEDFGSDEEGEEGDVESYLEDNSSELMDRLRELEAENSALMLANESQREAYERCLDEVANHVVQALLNQKDLREECIKLKMLVFDLERQNRALCELFQQKLPNHPTAHYQVQAGPLPDYNAQLHNDSAKQVEPAQTEAQAKGNGYRTQHASPGPRGPAASMEALSPFFKKKAHILEVLRKMEETDPLKFHPSTTSLSFCDYSQVLMSTEAVLATADPLPLQCKSHHTHCHCSCADTDTHQHVNGDGTVKCEGGNTCCLHCKRSPDSPPKPCNHLSSPSKANSVTQTHVGPAAAMSECHSKARTAEQSVAPSKQCTKNEAHQQPAGATAHSSATEMVNQSLEVMAVEQDNSESSLNASASEELTGFCATSHLTSSVKETAQISHCDTSDGVHNGLALSSVNNTVLSDPSSVPEKDGQDLEASSVRASASVSPSPSCLSDVKAAAINSPSKLLKFLKIPSIGEKSQASTPAVRLSPQLTRNSRIPCRTNNYEVYHSPVPTRRATTTERCRQPPPPPSRSESYPATHSAPTSPPQPEDACSPPAKEISYSSLSAPKTSVGSKMGAPTSTSSSSPKVSQRIPHYENVCDMSTNSQEEEQVQGLEKRTTLPLQMKANSGERKLVKSLPESVLNPPPQRKQSSSSTSESTSDDEEDSDSPVWVNHHSLPNSSALNKVQNRPNYVRTREKPEADIREVAAQQSTEATQPLPPPPPPTRRSDSSSIPKRPTAARSQADSSHHAFKDRLAALGKLRSSEDLQVGLRPIDTVNEGTYGEERSKTAERPMEVHKEEQRHSKYTDSLDSKPKSISAGLKYPGSSQMYEQAVKSSVVKQELCVPKPEGSRSKIGLPSPNADAPQVLRNNIKCPGSLNLAYNVKAGVSPHSSSSPNKIPPKSPSRPCQGPSVHRGGKPPEAPRYSSKSEERTKISGKGKKNPMYGDSLPPPPPRPPMTEGEKPLQPVPSPQSAIEQKVMKGIEENMLKLQEQDRGGQGTEVKQKASNGIASWFGLKKSKLPALSRKTDGTKAKDEKKEWKINIPSVGRDSVKMATRCKEGVEGLNISTLMEKAEGLRRALEEERAYVERSGRGHSCEVVMDQAQGQLAVMYRGGRSDNFMQQLLNRVDGKDMISVPQRRLSFDCKTSKPVFTQQSDVISHTTSHDDMEKGSERSGKITSDENLADSVHSQHFAGSGASTYTLDSGIGTFPLPDCSSGAAGRGLSKARAGAEHHSAGSPGRAGRRARTLDREPTSQEECYVPHKQLIPTIQYGSVLEGRSTAGVIREDKEAHGANMFSPRSKTWTFPNLKTPAGPAEVYLAVEEEEEEAVSFGSPYRGALHKMT, from the exons ATGAGAACAATGTCTGATGAGACAGAGCAGAGAATGTGTGACGAGGACTTCGGTTCGGACGAGGAAGGCGAGGAGGGAGACGTGGAGTCTTACCTGGAGGACAACAGCAGCGAGCTCATGGACCGGCTGAGAGAGCTGGAG GCCGAGAATTCTGCTCTGATGTTGGCAAATGAGAGTCAGAGAGAGGCTTACGAGAGATGCTTGGATGAG GTGGCCAACCACGTGGTCCAGGCTCTGCTAAATCAGAAG GATCTGAGAGAGGAGTGCATCAAGCTCAAGATGTTGGTGTTTGACCTGGAGAGACAGAACCGAGCACTTTGTGAGCTCTTTCAGCAGAAACTCCCCAACCACCCCACAGCTCACTACCAG GTCCAGGCGGGACCCCTCCCAGACTACAATGCACAGCTGCACAATGATTCGGCCAAACAGGTGGAGCCTGCACAGACTGAAGCACAAGCCAAG GGAAATGGCTACCGCACACAACATGCCTCGCCAGGGCCTCGAGGCCCCGCTGCCTCCATGGAGGCCCTGTCCCCCTTCTTCAAGAAGAAAGCACACATCCTGGAGGTCCTGCGCAAGATGGAGGAGACGGACCCCCTGAAGTTCCATCCGTCCACTACAAGCCTGTCTTTCTGTGACTACAGCCAGGTGCTCATGTCCACAGAGGCTGTGTTGGCCACTGCAGACCCGCTCCCACTGCAGTGCAAATCCCACCACACACATTGCCACTGCTCCTGcgctgacactgacacacaccagCATGTTAACGGGGATGGGACAGTGAAGTGTGAAGGAGGGAACACCTGCTGTTTACACTGCAAGAGGAGCCCGGACAGTCCTCCAAAGCCATGCAACCACCTCAGTAGTCCTTCAAAAGCCAACTCCGTCACCCAGACCCACGTAGGTCCTGCAGCTGCTATGAGTGAATGTCACAGTAAGGCCAGAACAGCAGAACAGTCTGTAGCCCCATCTAAACAATGCACCAAGAATGAAGCCCACCAGCAACCGGCAGGCGCCACCGCCCACTCATCTGCCACAGAAATGGTCAATCAGAGCCTGGAGGTGATGGCAGTAGAGCAGGATAACTCTGAGAGCTCTCTAAACGCTAGTGCCTCTGAAGAGCTCACTGGTTTCTGTGCCACCTCCCATCTGACCAGTTCTGTGAAGGAGACCGCACAGATCTCCCACTGTGACACAAGTGATGGCGTCCACAATGGCTTGGCACTGTCTTCCGTTAACAACACCGTGTTAAGCGACCCCTCATCCGTCCCCGAGAAAGACGGCCAAGATCTGGAGGCTTCCTCTGTAAGAGCCAGTGCCTCCGTCAGCCCGAGCCCCTCCTGCCTCAGCGACGTCAAAGCCGCCGCCATCAACTCTCCGTCCAAACTGCTAAAGTTTCTGAAGATTCCCTCAATTGGAGAGAAGTCTCAAGCCTCGACCCCTGCTGTCCGTCTGAGCCCGCAGCTCACCCGCAACTCCAGGATCCCCTGTCGCACCAACAATTACGAGGTGTACCACTCTCCTGTTCCCACTCGAAGAGCCACCACCACAGAGAGGTGCAGGCAgccccctcccccaccctccaGGTCCGAGTCCTACCCCGCCACACACTCGGCTCCAACCTCCCCTCCGCAGCCTGAAGACGCCTGCTCTCCACCCGCCAAGGAAATAAGCTACAGCAGCCTCTCTGCACCTAAAACCAGTGTTGGTTCCAAGATGGGGGCTCCCACCTCCACATCGTCCTCCTCACCCAAAGTCTCTCAGAGGATCCCTCATTATGAAAATGTCTGTGACATGTCCACCAACTCTCAAgaggaggaacaagtccagggTCTCGAGAAAAGAACCACTCTTCCATTGCAAATGAAGGCGAACAGTGGTGAGAGGAAGCTTGTTAAATCACTACCAGAAAGCGTCCTGAATCCCCCTCCTCAGCGGAAACAGTCGTCCTCGTCAACTTCTGAGTCTACGTCAGACGATGAAGAGGACTCGGACAGCCCAGTGTGGGTTAATCATCACAGCCTGCCCAACTCATCGGCCCTCAACAAAGTCCAGAACAGACCTAACTACGTACGAACCAGAGAGAAACCGGAGGCGGACATTAGGGAGGTTGCCGCGCAGCAGAGTACTGAGGCCACTCAGCCTTTGCCTCCGCCTCCACCCCCAACTAGGAGGAGCGACTCCTCTTCCATTCCGAAGAGACCTACAGCAGCAAGATCCCAGGCAGACTCCAGTCACCACGCTTTCAAAGACAGACTGGCTGCACTGGGCAAGCTGAGGAGCTCTGAGGATTTACAGGTTGGCCTTAGGCCCATCGACACAGTGAATGAGGGCACCTACGGAGAAGAAAGAAGCAAGACAGCAGAAAGGCCCATGGAGGTCCACAAAGAGGAGCAAAGGCATTCAAAATACACAGACTCTTTGGATAGTAAACCTAAAAGTATCAGTGCTGGACTGAAGTATCCAGGGTCGTCTCAGATGTATGAACAGGCAGTAAAATCTTCTGTGGTTAAACAAGAACTATGTGTGCCCAAGCCAGAGGGCTCCAGGAGTAAAATAGGTCTCCCGTCTCCCAATGCAGATGCTCCGCAGGTACTACGCAACAACATTAAGTGTCCTGGCTCCCTGAATCTGGCATACAACGTTAAAGCCGGTGTTAGTCCTCACAGTAGCAGCAGCCCCAACAAAATCCCTCCGAAGTCGCCGTCCAGACCTTGCCAGGGCCCATCTGTCCACAGAGGGGGGAAGCCCCCAGAGGCTCCACGTTACTCGTCCAAATCAGAAGAGAGGACCAAGATCAGCgggaaagggaaaaagaacCCGATGTATGGAGACAGcctcccaccacctcctccaagGCCTCCGATGACTGAGGGGGAGAAGCCACTACAGCCGGTCCCCAGCCCACAGTCTGCCATCGAGCAGAAGGTGATGAAAGGAATCGAGGAAAACATGCTGAAACTTCAGGAGCAGGACAGAGGAGGGCAGGGCACCGAGGTCAAACAGAAGGCCTCCAACGGCATCGCAAGCTGGTTTGGCCTGAAGAAGAGTAAGCTTCCCGCGCTGAGCCGCAAGACCGACGGCACCAAAGCAAAGGACGAGAAGAAGGAGTGGAAGATAAATATCCCCTCGGTGGGCAGGGACTCCGTGAAAATGGCCACCAGGTGTAAGGAAGGCGTGGAGGGTCTGAACATCTCGACTCTGATGGAGAAGGCCGAGGGGCTGAGGAGggccctggaggaggagagggcctACGTGGAGAGGTCAGGCCGGGGTCACTCCTGTGAGGTGGTGATGGACCAAGCTCAGGGACAGCTGGCCGTCATGTACAGGGGAGGGCGCTCTGACAACTTCATGCAACAGCTGCTGAACAG AGTGGATGGGAAGGACATGATCAGCGTCCCACAGAGACGTCTGTCTTTTGACTGCAAGACGTCCAAGCCGGTTTTCACTCAGCAGAGCGACGTCATCAGTCACACCACCAGTCATGACGATATGGAGAAG GGATCAGAAAGAAGCGGCAAGATCACATCAGATGAAAACCTTGCTGATTCAGTTCACTCTCAGCACTTTGCAG GCTCTGGTGCTTCCACTTACACCCTGGACAGTGGCATCGGTACCTTCCCCCTGCCCGACTGCAGCAGCGGTGCCGCTGGGCGGGGTCTGTCCAAGGCGAGGGCCGGGGCCGAGCACCACTCCGCCGGTTCCCCGGGGAGGGCCGGCCGACGTGCCCGCACCCTGGACAGGGAGCCGACGTCACAGGAGGAGTGCTACGTGCCACACAAGCAGCTGATTCCCACCATCCAGTACGGATCCGTGCTGGAGGGGCGAAGCACGGCTGGCGTCATCCGCGAAG ATAAAGAAGCCCACGGAGCAAACATGTTTTCTCCTCGATCCAAGACTTGGACATTCCCCAACCTGAAGACTCCAGCGGGACCTGCAGAGGTTTACCtggcggtggaggaggaagaggaggaggcggtgtCCTTTGGATCACCGTACAGAGGG